The DNA region CCGCCGGCTGGCCACCGCCGCGGCCGCCGGTGACCTGTACGCCGCGTTGGCCCACGACGCGTTCGGCGGCGACCGGGACAAGGCCAAGGTGGCGCTGCTCGGCGCGATGTACGGCCAGACCGGTGGTGCCGCCGTGCCGGCGTTGGCGGTGCTGCGCCGCAACTATCCGGTCGCCTTCGAGTACGTGGAGGCCGCCGCCCGTACCGGTGAATCCGGCGGACTGGTCCGCTCCTGGCTGGGTCGGACCTGCCCGGCCGCCGGCACGGTCGGTCTGGCCGACCCCGGCGTGGGCGAGCCCGCCGGCGATCCGACGCCGGTCGAGCCGCCCGGTGCCGGCGCGCGGGCCCGTGGCCGGTTCACCCGCAACTTCGTCATCCAGGCCACCGCCGCCGAGTGGGCGCTGATCCTGCTCGCCACCGTCCGTCAGGCGCTCGCCGGCACCGCCGCCGAGCTGGTCTTCTTCCAGCACGACGAGGTGGTGGTGCACTGTCCGGCGGCGCAGGCCGACGACGTGGTCGCGACGCTCGAGCAGTGCGCGCGCCGGGCGACCGCGATGCTGTTCGGCGACACGCCGGTCCGGGTGCCGTTGGACGTGGCGGTCGTCGACTGCTACGCCGACGCGGCGTGATCATGTCAGCTGGTCGCGCGTGATCACGCCGGCGGGCGGCCGGCCGACACCTGATCGGGGACTGATCGTTGGGACCGTTGTGCGTTCCATCGAGCCGGTGGCGGCGAACCCGCCGTGACCGGTTCGCCCGGCACAGCCTGTCGGGCAGCGTTGCGGGGGTGGCTCAGCTGAGTCGGATCGCGGGGATGATCATTGCAGCCGGTGGCGGCCGGCGCATCGGAGGACCGGAGGCCCTGCTGTACCGGGGCGACCAGTTGCTGGTCGAACGGGCGCTGGGACTGGTCCGGGAGACCGGCTGCGACCCGGTCGTGGTGGTGCTCGGCGCCGCCGCTGAACAGGTGCGCGAGACCGCCGACCTGACCGGTGCCACCGTCGTGGTGAACCGGGCCTGGGGTACCGGCCTCGGGTCGTCGCTGCGGGTCGGTCTGGGCGCGCTCAGCGACGCCGACGTCGAGGCGGTCGTGGTGTTCCCGGTGAACATGCCGGGGATCACCGCCGACGCGCTGCGCCGGGTCGCCGCGTTGCCGTACCCGGAGACGCTGGTCTGCGCCACGTACGCGGGCACCCGCAGCTATCCGATGGTGTTCGGCCGCCGGCACTGGGCGGCGATCGCCACCCTGGCCAACGCCGACGGGGGTGCCCGGCCGTACCTGCTGGCGCACACCGGCGAGGTGATCGACATCTCCTGCGACGGGGTGGCCGAGGGCGGGCTGGTGGACACCCCCGAGTCGGTCGAGGAGTGGGGGCTGGCGGTACCGGTGCAGCGCACCCCGGCCTGAGGCGCGGCGCACCGGCCTGAGGCGCGGCGCACCGGCCTGAGGCGACCCGCCCACGCCCGGTCGGGACCTGGCCGCTGCCGGGTCGGAGCCGGTCAGCCGCCGGTGAAGCGTCGGGTGATGGTCGGGATGGCCAGGCCGACGATGGACAGCAGCGAGATGACGGTGAACGCGGTGCGCAGCACCACCACCTCGAACTTGCTGCCGGCCCGGATGGAGAAGCGGTCCGAGGGGCCGATCATCGTCCACATCCGTCGGCGGATCGGGATCGGCCAGAGGATCGGGACGCCGGCCCGGGTGACCAGGTCGCCGAGGATGTGCACGAAACAGCCCACGCCCATGGCGAAGCCGAGCATCGGGTAGCCGCGGTCACCGGGCAGGTGCAGATAGGTGAAGTACGCCGCGCCGGCCGACACCAGGGTCACGATGACCCAGCCGGCGCGCTTCGCCCACTCGTCGAACAGGCCGCGCAACGCCAGGCCGATCATGAAGAACAGGATGCCGATCACCGCCCACTTGCCGTACGCGGCGCAGAGCGCCGTGGTGCCCCAGCCGACCAGTACGGTGAACGGGATCGTGTGGGTCAGGGTGCGGTGGCCGTTGTTGCGGTGCGGGTCCTTGCTGAGTTTCGTCGCGTGGTAGACGCCGAGGGAGATCTTCTCGATGACCTCGGCGGCGAACAGCGACACCACCCCGAAGGTCCGGGCGACCGTCGCGCCACCCTGGTTGCGGGTGACCTTGCCGGACAGGTCCAGGTCCGGGAAGAGCGCGCCACCGGCGCAGACGGCGGTGCCGACCGCGATCATCAGCGGCGACTGCTCGTAGCCGGCGAACTGGTCGAGCGCCCAGGAACCGGCGAGCCACACGGTGGCACCGGACAGCGCGTGGGACGGACCCATCATGGCAGAGCATCCTCCAAGGTCATCTTCTCGGCGGAGGTCACTCTGTCATGCGCGCGGGTGGTGGTGTGCACCGCACCCACCACTTAGGGCCGGCCGACGGCCGGTGAGAGTCCACAGTGGGCCAGGTCAGAGCACCCGGGTGACACCCTCGGTGCCGACGCGCACGTCGAGCAGATCCGGGTCCATGTTGACGCACAACACCACCGAGGCGCCGACCGCGAGCGGCGCGAGCAGCCAGAACAGCGGGTGCTCGTGCTGGTCGGCATCGACGAGCACCCGGTCACCCGCAGTGATGTCCTGCTGCTCGGCGATCCCCAACGCGACCGTACGCCACTGTGCGTAGCTGGTCCCGTCGACACTCGCCGGGTCACCGGGGCTGATCAGCGCGTACTGCGGGGCCAGCCCGGCGTACCGGGCCGCCTCGGCGAGGAAGTCCCGGTAGCCCTCCGGCGGCGGGGCACCCGGTGTGGCCCGGGCACCGACGTCGAGCACGAACCGGTGCCGGGCGTCGGGCACGTCCTCCAACCAGTCGTCGACCCGGCC from Solwaraspora sp. WMMD791 includes:
- a CDS encoding TIGR03089 family protein is translated as MDASVLASAPGRRRLPADAGAPLLTCYDDATGERAELSATALGAWAARTAALLRDGCRLGAGDRAAMLLPPHWQSAAVLLGAWSIGVSVSIRLAATAGLPVLEPGADEPLDAVFAARGRVDDWLEDVPDARHRFVLDVGARATPGAPPPEGYRDFLAEAARYAGLAPQYALISPGDPASVDGTSYAQWRTVALGIAEQQDITAGDRVLVDADQHEHPLFWLLAPLAVGASVVLCVNMDPDLLDVRVGTEGVTRVL
- a CDS encoding metal-dependent hydrolase → MMGPSHALSGATVWLAGSWALDQFAGYEQSPLMIAVGTAVCAGGALFPDLDLSGKVTRNQGGATVARTFGVVSLFAAEVIEKISLGVYHATKLSKDPHRNNGHRTLTHTIPFTVLVGWGTTALCAAYGKWAVIGILFFMIGLALRGLFDEWAKRAGWVIVTLVSAGAAYFTYLHLPGDRGYPMLGFAMGVGCFVHILGDLVTRAGVPILWPIPIRRRMWTMIGPSDRFSIRAGSKFEVVVLRTAFTVISLLSIVGLAIPTITRRFTGG
- a CDS encoding nucleotidyltransferase family protein; this translates as MIIAAGGGRRIGGPEALLYRGDQLLVERALGLVRETGCDPVVVVLGAAAEQVRETADLTGATVVVNRAWGTGLGSSLRVGLGALSDADVEAVVVFPVNMPGITADALRRVAALPYPETLVCATYAGTRSYPMVFGRRHWAAIATLANADGGARPYLLAHTGEVIDISCDGVAEGGLVDTPESVEEWGLAVPVQRTPA